In the Octadecabacter sp. SW4 genome, one interval contains:
- a CDS encoding FAD-binding oxidoreductase: protein MLNGVTAEFEAHLRAQLPTATFRTDSAPYLQEPRGRWSGQGLVLAPASTSEVSQVVKACAQARIGVVPYGGGTGLVGGQLQPDGPAPVVLSLERMTAIRALYPSENVMVVDAGVILADIHRAAAEVDRMFALSLASEGSARIGGLLSTNAGGVNVLRYGNARAQCLGLEVVRPDGTVWQGLSRLRKDNTGYDLRDLMIGAEGTLGVITAAALRLVPVPAQVGAAVFAVRSPQAALELLALAGAQLGDTISAFELMHRQGPDFLSEVGPDVALPFVDQPDWMVLIDLGLPRGVSPDAALGDLYAAADRAGLVTDGVIAQSLAQRAAFWALRENIPEANRRIGSISSHDIAVPLSCIPDFIAQGGKALAALGDFRINCFGHLGDGNLHYNVFPPKGLSRGDFQDRRDAIKATVHDLAHRFGGSVSAEHGIGRLKVDDLERYADPAKLEMMRAIKAALDPQGIMNPGAVLRG, encoded by the coding sequence ATGTTGAACGGCGTGACCGCAGAGTTCGAGGCGCATTTGCGCGCGCAACTGCCGACTGCCACGTTTCGCACCGACAGCGCACCCTATCTGCAAGAGCCGCGCGGGCGCTGGTCGGGGCAGGGGCTGGTGCTTGCGCCCGCCAGCACGAGCGAGGTCTCGCAGGTTGTCAAAGCCTGTGCGCAGGCACGGATCGGCGTTGTGCCTTATGGGGGCGGCACAGGTCTGGTTGGCGGGCAGTTGCAACCCGACGGCCCTGCGCCAGTCGTGCTGTCACTTGAGCGGATGACGGCGATCCGTGCGCTCTATCCGTCCGAAAATGTCATGGTCGTTGATGCTGGGGTGATCCTGGCCGATATCCACCGCGCGGCGGCCGAGGTTGACCGAATGTTCGCGCTTTCGCTCGCCTCGGAAGGATCAGCACGCATTGGCGGGCTGCTGTCGACCAACGCAGGCGGCGTGAACGTGCTGCGCTATGGCAATGCGCGTGCGCAGTGTCTGGGGCTGGAAGTCGTGCGCCCCGATGGCACGGTCTGGCAGGGTCTTTCACGGCTGCGCAAGGATAATACCGGCTATGATTTGCGCGACCTGATGATCGGGGCGGAAGGGACGCTGGGGGTGATCACGGCCGCGGCCCTGCGTTTGGTGCCGGTGCCTGCGCAGGTCGGGGCGGCGGTTTTTGCCGTGCGCTCGCCGCAGGCGGCGCTGGAACTGCTGGCGCTGGCGGGTGCGCAGCTTGGCGATACGATTTCTGCCTTTGAACTGATGCACCGCCAGGGCCCGGATTTCCTGTCCGAAGTCGGGCCGGATGTGGCGCTGCCCTTTGTCGATCAACCCGACTGGATGGTGCTGATTGATCTGGGCTTGCCGCGCGGGGTGTCGCCGGACGCCGCCTTGGGCGATCTTTATGCCGCTGCCGACAGGGCCGGGCTGGTCACGGACGGGGTGATTGCGCAGTCGCTGGCGCAGCGCGCGGCATTCTGGGCCCTGCGCGAAAACATCCCCGAAGCGAACCGCCGGATCGGATCGATTTCGTCCCATGATATTGCGGTGCCGCTGTCCTGTATCCCCGATTTCATCGCACAGGGTGGCAAGGCCCTGGCGGCGCTTGGGGATTTCCGGATCAACTGTTTCGGCCATCTTGGCGATGGAAATCTGCACTACAATGTCTTTCCGCCAAAGGGATTGTCGCGCGGCGATTTCCAAGACCGCCGCGATGCCATCAAGGCGACCGTGCATGATCTGGCGCATCGATTTGGCGGTTCCGTAAGCGCCGAACACGGGATCGGCCGCTTGAAAGTGGATGATCTGGAACGCTACGCCGACCCCGCCAAGCTGGAGATGATGCGCGCGATCAAGGCGGCACTTGATCCGCAGGGCATTATGAACCCGGGTGCGGTGCTGCGCGGCTAG
- a CDS encoding GNAT family N-acetyltransferase, whose protein sequence is MLRPKRKVRIETERLTLRPPVHSDFRSWAALRQASVDFLTPWEPAWAADHLSRKAFTNRVYWAQRSISSGTAVPLFLIRRDDDVLLGAITLDNIRRGPAQAGTTGYWIGEPYARQGYMREAIGAVVHHAFQILDLSRIEAGCLPENTASRSLLEKCGYKYEGVAQSYLQINGRWRNHVLYANLRSDRRGKTDVG, encoded by the coding sequence ATGCTGCGTCCCAAACGCAAAGTCCGCATTGAGACCGAACGGCTGACACTACGCCCGCCGGTCCATTCGGATTTTCGCAGTTGGGCGGCCTTGCGACAGGCCAGCGTCGATTTTCTGACACCGTGGGAACCGGCATGGGCCGCTGACCACCTGAGCCGCAAGGCCTTTACCAACCGGGTCTATTGGGCGCAGCGGTCAATCAGTAGCGGCACCGCCGTGCCGCTGTTCCTGATCCGGCGCGACGACGACGTGCTGTTGGGGGCAATCACGCTGGACAATATCCGCCGTGGCCCCGCGCAGGCGGGCACGACCGGTTACTGGATTGGCGAACCTTATGCGCGCCAAGGCTATATGCGCGAGGCGATCGGTGCGGTCGTGCATCATGCTTTTCAGATCCTGGACCTAAGCCGGATCGAGGCCGGGTGCCTGCCCGAAAACACCGCATCGCGCAGCCTGCTGGAAAAATGCGGTTACAAATACGAGGGCGTTGCGCAAAGCTACCTCCAGATTAACGGGCGCTGGCGCAATCATGTGCTTTACGCCAATCTGCGCAGCGACAGGCGCGGCAAAACGGATGTGGGGTAA
- a CDS encoding pitrilysin family protein: MSVQLHTLSNGLRIVTEHMPGLKSASLGIWVNAGGRNETVQQNGIAHFLEHMAFKGTKTRSALQIAEAIEDVGGYINAYTSREMTAYYARVLQDDVPLALNVISDILLNPVFDPAEIEVERGVILQEIGQALDTPDDIIFDWLQEVAYPDQPIGRTILGPAERVSAFNRDDLAEFVRTNYQPGQMILSAAGAVDHDTIVKRAEELFGHLDAGPAQALIVPAQFQGGERHEFKSLEQVHFALALEGPAYNDPEIYTAQIYATALGGGMSSRLFQEVREKRGLCYTIFAQAGAYADTGMTTIYAGTSADQIGDLATITMDEIRRSADDMRADEVARARAQMKAGLLMGLESPSNRAERLARMVSIWGRVPPLEEVIARIDAVTTGDVKSFATDMATRSGAALTIYGPTKATPDLASLRERLAA; the protein is encoded by the coding sequence GTGAGCGTGCAACTTCATACCCTGTCCAACGGTCTGCGGATCGTCACCGAACATATGCCCGGCCTGAAATCCGCCTCCCTCGGGATTTGGGTCAACGCGGGCGGGCGCAATGAAACCGTGCAGCAAAACGGCATCGCGCATTTCCTTGAGCATATGGCGTTCAAGGGCACCAAGACCCGCAGTGCCCTGCAAATCGCCGAAGCCATCGAAGACGTGGGCGGCTATATCAACGCCTATACCTCGCGCGAGATGACGGCCTATTACGCGCGCGTCTTGCAAGATGATGTGCCGCTGGCCCTGAATGTGATTTCCGATATCCTGCTGAACCCGGTCTTTGACCCGGCCGAGATCGAGGTCGAACGCGGCGTGATCCTTCAGGAAATCGGGCAGGCACTCGATACGCCTGACGATATCATCTTTGATTGGCTGCAAGAGGTCGCCTATCCTGATCAACCCATCGGTCGCACGATCCTTGGGCCAGCCGAAAGGGTCAGCGCCTTTAACCGCGACGATCTGGCCGAATTTGTGCGCACCAACTACCAGCCCGGCCAGATGATCCTGTCCGCCGCCGGTGCCGTCGATCACGATACAATCGTCAAACGGGCCGAAGAATTGTTTGGCCATCTGGATGCCGGCCCCGCGCAGGCGTTGATCGTGCCCGCTCAGTTTCAGGGCGGCGAGCGCCATGAGTTCAAATCGCTTGAACAGGTGCACTTTGCCCTCGCGCTGGAAGGCCCGGCCTATAACGATCCCGAAATCTATACTGCACAGATATATGCCACGGCCCTTGGTGGCGGCATGTCCTCGCGGTTGTTTCAGGAAGTGCGCGAAAAGCGCGGGCTGTGCTACACGATCTTTGCGCAGGCCGGGGCCTATGCCGATACCGGCATGACGACGATCTATGCGGGCACTTCGGCGGATCAGATCGGCGATCTGGCCACCATCACGATGGATGAAATCAGGCGTAGCGCCGATGACATGCGCGCCGATGAGGTTGCGCGCGCCCGGGCGCAGATGAAAGCGGGGCTGCTGATGGGGTTGGAAAGCCCGTCAAACCGCGCCGAACGCCTGGCGCGGATGGTGTCGATCTGGGGGCGGGTGCCGCCGCTGGAAGAGGTCATCGCGCGGATCGATGCAGTGACGACGGGTGATGTCAAAAGTTTCGCCACCGATATGGCGACACGGTCGGGCGCGGCCTTGACCATCTATGGTCCGACCAAGGCAACGCCTGATCTGGCAAGTCTGCGCGAAAGGCTCGCCGCCTGA
- the thrC gene encoding threonine synthase: MQYISTRGQAPKLTFEQAMMTGLARDGGLYVPETIPTVSADQIAAMAGQSYEDIAFRVMRPFIGDTFTDAEFRALIDAAYGGFGHAARAPLVQLAPNHFLLELFHGPTLAFKDFAMQLIGQMFQASLSRSGERITIVGATSGDTGSAAIEAFKGLSNVDVFILFPHGRVSDVQRRQMTTPPQANVHALAVDGDFDDCQAALKDMFNDFAFRDDVRLAGVNSINWGRVLAQVVYYFSSAVSLGAPHRKVSFTVPTGNFGDIFAGYIAKEMGLPIDRLVIATNQNDILHRTLQSGEQIKQGVIPSISPSMDIQVSSNFERALFYAYGQDGAVVAQQMDDLKAKGGFQISQGAYQMLRDTFRSGRVSEEETLATIGGQVGVTNEIFCPHTAVGVRVANDHLGRVPMITLATAHPAKFPDAVEKATGTRPALPPHMADLFDRDERVTRVANDLSALQALIKERITA; the protein is encoded by the coding sequence ATGCAATACATTTCGACCCGCGGGCAGGCGCCCAAGCTGACGTTCGAACAGGCGATGATGACGGGCCTTGCGCGGGACGGCGGGCTTTACGTGCCTGAAACGATCCCGACCGTGTCGGCGGATCAGATCGCCGCGATGGCAGGGCAATCCTACGAGGATATCGCGTTTAGGGTGATGCGCCCGTTTATCGGTGATACCTTTACGGATGCCGAATTTCGCGCGCTGATCGATGCGGCCTATGGCGGTTTCGGCCACGCGGCGCGCGCGCCCTTGGTGCAACTGGCCCCCAATCATTTCCTGCTGGAATTGTTCCACGGCCCTACTTTGGCCTTCAAGGACTTTGCCATGCAGTTGATCGGCCAGATGTTTCAGGCGTCGCTGTCACGCTCGGGCGAGCGGATCACGATTGTCGGAGCGACTTCGGGTGATACGGGGTCAGCGGCAATCGAGGCGTTCAAGGGGCTGTCCAACGTTGATGTGTTCATCCTGTTCCCGCACGGGCGGGTATCGGACGTGCAGCGCCGCCAGATGACCACGCCGCCGCAGGCCAACGTTCACGCATTGGCCGTCGACGGGGATTTCGACGATTGCCAAGCGGCCCTGAAGGATATGTTCAACGATTTCGCCTTTCGTGACGACGTCCGCCTGGCGGGTGTGAACAGCATCAACTGGGGTCGTGTCCTGGCGCAGGTGGTCTATTATTTCAGCAGTGCTGTCAGCCTTGGTGCGCCGCACCGCAAGGTCAGTTTTACTGTGCCAACGGGCAATTTCGGTGACATCTTCGCAGGCTACATCGCCAAGGAAATGGGCCTGCCGATTGACCGACTTGTCATTGCCACGAACCAGAACGATATCCTGCACCGCACCTTGCAAAGTGGCGAGCAGATCAAACAGGGCGTGATTCCCTCGATCAGCCCGTCGATGGATATTCAGGTTTCGTCCAACTTTGAACGCGCATTGTTTTATGCCTACGGTCAGGATGGTGCTGTGGTTGCGCAGCAGATGGATGATCTGAAGGCGAAAGGCGGGTTCCAGATCAGCCAAGGTGCCTATCAGATGCTGCGCGACACCTTTCGATCGGGCCGCGTATCCGAGGAGGAGACGCTGGCGACCATCGGCGGGCAAGTGGGCGTGACCAATGAAATCTTCTGCCCGCATACGGCCGTTGGCGTGCGGGTTGCCAATGATCATTTGGGCAGGGTGCCAATGATCACACTGGCCACCGCCCATCCGGCCAAATTCCCCGATGCGGTCGAAAAGGCCACGGGCACCCGCCCCGCGCTGCCCCCTCATATGGCCGACCTGTTTGACCGCGATGAACGGGTCACCCGCGTTGCCAACGACCTGTCCGCCCTGCAAGCCCTCATCAAAGAACGGATCACCGCGTGA
- a CDS encoding SURF1 family protein: MARLIFPIILGLGGIVVLLFLGFWQLDRLGWKEGILADINARMTAAPVAIPADPNEADDEYLAVNFAGVPVGDELHVLTSGTAQGTGYRAITALQLDDGRRILLDQGLIALEAKDAQRSFAALEGTGNLVWPDDVNSSTPAPDLDKNIWFGRDVEAMAAILETLPIMVILNNATGLDARVAPLPVDSAGVKNDHLNYAITWFLLAIVWAIMTLFLITRILRNKD; this comes from the coding sequence ATGGCGCGTTTGATCTTTCCAATTATCCTTGGCCTTGGTGGCATCGTTGTCCTGCTGTTTCTCGGATTCTGGCAGCTTGATCGGCTTGGCTGGAAAGAGGGTATTCTGGCCGACATCAATGCCCGCATGACCGCTGCGCCGGTTGCAATTCCCGCTGACCCGAACGAAGCGGATGACGAATATCTTGCGGTGAATTTTGCCGGTGTTCCGGTCGGCGATGAACTGCATGTGCTGACGTCGGGGACAGCCCAGGGGACGGGCTACCGCGCCATCACCGCCCTGCAACTTGATGATGGGCGGCGCATTCTGCTGGATCAGGGATTGATCGCGCTGGAGGCCAAGGACGCGCAGCGCAGCTTTGCGGCGCTTGAAGGGACGGGCAATCTGGTTTGGCCAGATGATGTGAATTCATCGACACCTGCACCCGACCTTGACAAGAATATCTGGTTTGGGCGCGATGTGGAGGCGATGGCCGCCATCCTTGAAACCCTGCCGATCATGGTGATTTTGAACAACGCAACCGGATTGGATGCACGGGTCGCGCCCTTGCCCGTTGACTCTGCCGGAGTCAAAAACGATCACCTGAACTACGCGATAACGTGGTTTTTGCTGGCTATCGTCTGGGCCATCATGACCCTGTTTTTGATCACGCGCATCCTGCGCAACAAGGATTAA
- a CDS encoding cytochrome c oxidase subunit 3 has product MAHEKNHDYHILNPSIWPLLSALGAFIMLFGAVMWMQDNGPWMFLIGFVGVLYCMYGWWADVIVESEVGDHTPVVRIGLRYGFIMFIMSEVMFFAAWFWSFFKHALYPMGPESPLVDGVWPPAGIETLDPWHLPLINTLILLCSGAAATWAHHALVHENNRRDIKHGLILAIGLGVIFTVLQAYEYSEASFGLAGNIYGANFFMATGFHGLHVIIGTIFLTVCLLRVYAGHFTPEKHIGFEAAAWYWHFVDVVWLFLFASIYVWGS; this is encoded by the coding sequence ATGGCGCACGAAAAGAACCACGATTATCACATCCTGAACCCCTCGATCTGGCCACTGCTGTCGGCGCTGGGCGCGTTCATCATGCTGTTTGGCGCTGTCATGTGGATGCAGGACAACGGCCCGTGGATGTTTCTGATCGGTTTTGTCGGCGTGCTTTACTGCATGTATGGCTGGTGGGCTGACGTGATTGTCGAAAGCGAAGTGGGCGATCACACGCCGGTTGTCCGCATCGGCCTGCGCTATGGCTTTATCATGTTCATCATGTCCGAAGTGATGTTCTTTGCCGCCTGGTTCTGGAGCTTTTTCAAACATGCGCTTTACCCGATGGGCCCGGAAAGCCCGCTGGTTGACGGTGTCTGGCCGCCCGCAGGGATCGAAACGCTGGACCCGTGGCACCTGCCGCTGATCAACACGCTGATCCTGCTGTGTTCGGGGGCTGCGGCAACCTGGGCGCACCACGCGCTTGTGCATGAAAACAACCGCCGTGATATCAAGCACGGCCTGATCCTTGCCATTGGGCTGGGCGTGATCTTTACGGTGTTGCAAGCCTATGAATACAGCGAAGCAAGCTTTGGTCTTGCGGGCAATATTTACGGCGCAAACTTCTTTATGGCGACAGGTTTCCACGGTCTGCACGTGATCATCGGCACGATCTTTTTGACCGTCTGCCTGTTGCGCGTCTATGCGGGTCACTTCACCCCCGAAAAGCATATCGGCTTTGAAGCCGCCGCCTGGTATTGGCACTTTGTTGACGTGGTCTGGCTGTTCCTTTTTGCCTCGATCTATGTCTGGGGTTCCTAA
- a CDS encoding cytochrome c oxidase assembly protein encodes MILPQIQGPKRTLVQTVAVVLLMGGLAWASVPFYDWFCRVTGFGGATNVAEAGSDTVLDQTITIRFDGSLERDMPWTFKPVEREMTLRIGETGLAFYEASNPTDKPIAGQASYNVTPYEAGGFFDKIECFCFTEQVLQPGETVLMPVTFFVDPAIVDDREGQYVHTITLSYTFYQIDLPEDDTQAALAPLTPAETPAIDLN; translated from the coding sequence ATGATCCTGCCCCAAATTCAAGGCCCCAAGCGCACGCTGGTGCAGACTGTGGCGGTTGTCTTGTTGATGGGTGGCCTCGCCTGGGCCTCGGTGCCGTTTTATGACTGGTTCTGCCGCGTCACCGGTTTTGGTGGTGCAACGAACGTCGCCGAAGCGGGCAGCGATACGGTTCTTGATCAGACGATCACGATCCGTTTTGACGGGAGCCTTGAACGCGACATGCCCTGGACCTTCAAACCGGTCGAGCGGGAAATGACCCTGCGCATCGGCGAAACAGGCCTGGCCTTCTATGAGGCAAGCAACCCGACCGATAAGCCCATCGCCGGGCAGGCATCCTATAATGTCACCCCCTACGAGGCCGGCGGATTTTTCGACAAGATCGAATGCTTTTGTTTCACCGAGCAGGTGCTGCAACCGGGTGAAACCGTGCTGATGCCCGTGACCTTCTTTGTGGACCCTGCCATCGTCGATGACCGCGAAGGGCAGTATGTCCACACGATCACGCTCAGCTATACATTCTACCAGATCGACCTGCCCGAAGATGACACGCAGGCCGCACTTGCCCCTTTGACACCGGCGGAGACACCCGCCATAGATTTGAACTAA
- the cyoE gene encoding heme o synthase, translated as MTDASLPETKQQEAQMGDYFALLKPRVMSLVVFTALVGLLVAPVAVHPFIGFVAVLCIAVGAGASGALNMWWDADIDVLMKRTAKRPIPSGRVQPGEALAIGLALSGFAVILLALAANFLAAGLLAFTIFFYAVVYSMWLKRATPNNIVIGGAAGAFPPMIGWAVATGGVSVESVLMFALIFMWTPPHFWALALFVKSDYGDAGVPMLTETHGRRVTRNHVLGYTIALVPVALGIAFTSIGGPVYLATALVLNVWFLKGAYDIWRRVETDAEADNYALEKRVFKISLYYLFLHFGALLAEAALKPWGLGGW; from the coding sequence ATGACAGACGCAAGCCTGCCAGAGACAAAGCAACAGGAGGCGCAGATGGGCGACTATTTCGCCCTTCTCAAGCCGCGTGTGATGTCTTTGGTCGTGTTCACGGCGCTGGTCGGTCTTTTGGTCGCGCCCGTGGCGGTGCATCCCTTCATCGGCTTTGTGGCGGTGCTATGCATCGCGGTGGGGGCCGGGGCATCGGGTGCTCTCAACATGTGGTGGGACGCGGATATCGATGTGCTGATGAAGCGCACGGCAAAACGTCCGATTCCGTCGGGGCGCGTGCAACCGGGAGAGGCCCTGGCAATTGGCCTGGCCCTGTCCGGCTTTGCGGTGATCCTCTTGGCGCTGGCGGCAAATTTCCTTGCCGCTGGTCTGCTGGCCTTTACGATCTTTTTCTACGCGGTCGTCTATTCCATGTGGCTGAAACGCGCGACACCCAACAATATCGTCATCGGCGGTGCGGCGGGGGCCTTTCCTCCGATGATCGGCTGGGCCGTTGCCACGGGCGGCGTGTCGGTCGAAAGCGTGCTGATGTTCGCCCTGATCTTCATGTGGACGCCACCGCATTTCTGGGCGCTTGCCCTGTTCGTCAAATCTGATTACGGCGATGCGGGCGTGCCGATGCTGACCGAAACGCATGGCCGCCGCGTCACCCGTAATCATGTGCTGGGTTATACGATTGCGCTGGTGCCTGTGGCGCTGGGCATCGCCTTTACGTCGATTGGTGGGCCGGTCTATCTGGCCACGGCCCTGGTCTTGAATGTGTGGTTTCTGAAGGGCGCCTATGACATCTGGCGCCGCGTTGAAACGGACGCCGAGGCGGACAATTACGCCCTTGAAAAGCGCGTGTTCAAAATCTCGCTTTATTATCTTTTTCTGCACTTTGGTGCGCTTTTGGCCGAGGCAGCGTTAAAGCCTTGGGGTTTGGGAGGCTGGTAA
- the coxB gene encoding cytochrome c oxidase subunit II, whose protein sequence is MTNFVTKLGAAAGTALFATGVAAQTAIEDLEIVGAPTDGEMGFQPAATELARDVQWLDGMLLVIITLITLFVTGLLAFVILRYNRRANPTAASFTHNSPLEVAWTIVPVVILVFIGAFSLPVLFKQQEIPEADITIKVTGYQWYWSYEYLDEGVFFESYMIGYGEGNLNEGISAQLAEAGYSDDEFRLATDNAVVVPIGATVVMQVTGADVIHSWTIPAFGVKQDAVPGRLAQLWFAAEREGIYFGQCSELCGKDHAFMPITVKVVSQEVYDAWLAGAQEEFPA, encoded by the coding sequence ATGACCAATTTCGTCACCAAGCTCGGGGCCGCAGCAGGCACCGCACTTTTCGCCACGGGTGTGGCGGCTCAGACCGCCATCGAGGATCTGGAAATCGTTGGCGCGCCGACAGACGGCGAAATGGGCTTTCAGCCCGCGGCCACGGAACTGGCCCGCGATGTGCAATGGCTCGACGGGATGCTGCTGGTGATCATCACGCTGATCACGCTGTTTGTCACCGGGCTGCTGGCCTTTGTGATCCTGCGCTACAACCGGCGCGCCAACCCGACTGCGGCAAGCTTTACCCATAACTCGCCTCTGGAAGTGGCCTGGACGATCGTTCCGGTTGTGATTCTTGTGTTTATTGGCGCGTTTTCCTTGCCCGTCCTGTTCAAGCAGCAGGAAATCCCCGAGGCCGATATCACCATCAAGGTGACCGGCTACCAGTGGTATTGGAGCTATGAGTATCTGGATGAAGGCGTGTTTTTTGAAAGCTACATGATCGGCTATGGCGAGGGGAACCTGAACGAGGGGATTTCGGCGCAGCTGGCCGAGGCTGGCTATTCTGACGATGAATTCCGCCTTGCGACCGACAATGCCGTGGTCGTGCCGATCGGTGCGACGGTGGTGATGCAGGTGACGGGTGCGGATGTGATCCACTCGTGGACGATCCCGGCGTTTGGCGTCAAGCAAGATGCGGTGCCCGGGCGTTTGGCGCAACTGTGGTTCGCGGCGGAACGCGAAGGTATCTACTTTGGCCAGTGTTCCGAACTTTGCGGCAAGGATCACGCCTTTATGCCCATCACCGTCAAAGTCGTCAGCCAAGAGGTATATGATGCCTGGTTGGCTGGCGCGCAGGAAGAATTCCCTGCCTGA
- the tldD gene encoding metalloprotease TldD, translating to MNTDPFRPFDTNLDQDTALSLLREAVAGADDGELFLERRRAEVLAFDDGRVKTASYDASEGFGLRAVRGETAGYAHSTTLDEHALRRAVATARLAVGQGGGTLADAPPRTNQKLYTDSDPLTETTFPAKIDVLREIDAFARALDPRVVQVSATIAAAHQEVVILRPEGTVVTDIRPMSRVNINVIVEQDGRRESGGMGGGGRAGLIGLIGREAWEPVAREALRIALVNLDAEPAPAGVMDVVLGNGWPGILLHEAVGHGLEGDFNRKGSSAFAGLMGQQVAAKGVTVLDDGTIPDRRGSITVDDEGTPSARNVLIEDGKLVGYMQDRQNARLMGVAPTGNGRRESFAHIPMPRMTNTYMLGGDTDPASLVADLKDGIYAVGFGGGQVDITNGKFVFSCTEAYRVKNGVVGAPVKGATLIGDGATAMKQIRGIGNDMALDPGIGNCGKAGQWVPVGVGQPSLMIGGLTVGGAAA from the coding sequence ATGAACACCGACCCTTTTCGCCCATTTGACACGAATCTTGACCAAGATACGGCCCTGTCATTGCTGCGCGAAGCGGTCGCCGGGGCCGATGACGGGGAGTTATTTCTAGAGCGTCGCCGCGCCGAAGTCCTGGCTTTCGACGATGGGCGGGTCAAGACCGCCAGCTATGACGCCTCCGAGGGATTCGGCCTGCGCGCCGTGCGTGGTGAAACCGCGGGATATGCGCATTCCACCACTCTGGACGAACATGCCCTGCGCCGCGCCGTGGCGACCGCCCGCCTGGCCGTGGGCCAAGGCGGCGGCACGCTGGCCGATGCCCCGCCCCGCACCAATCAAAAGCTCTACACCGACAGCGACCCCCTGACCGAAACGACCTTTCCCGCGAAAATCGACGTCCTGCGCGAGATTGATGCCTTTGCCCGCGCCCTTGATCCCCGCGTGGTGCAGGTCAGCGCGACGATTGCCGCCGCGCACCAAGAGGTCGTGATCCTGCGCCCCGAAGGCACGGTGGTGACCGATATCCGCCCGATGTCCCGTGTAAACATCAACGTCATCGTCGAACAGGACGGACGCCGCGAATCCGGTGGCATGGGCGGCGGTGGCCGTGCGGGCCTGATCGGTCTGATCGGGCGCGAGGCTTGGGAACCTGTCGCACGCGAGGCCCTGCGTATCGCCCTTGTGAACCTTGACGCCGAACCCGCCCCTGCCGGTGTGATGGATGTGGTTCTGGGCAACGGCTGGCCCGGTATCTTGCTGCACGAGGCCGTGGGCCACGGGCTGGAAGGCGATTTCAACCGCAAAGGCAGCAGTGCCTTCGCCGGCCTGATGGGCCAGCAGGTGGCCGCCAAAGGTGTGACGGTGCTGGATGACGGCACGATCCCCGATCGGCGTGGCAGCATCACCGTCGATGACGAAGGCACACCATCGGCCAGAAACGTGCTGATCGAGGACGGCAAGCTGGTCGGCTATATGCAGGACCGCCAGAACGCCCGCCTGATGGGAGTCGCCCCCACCGGCAACGGACGGCGCGAAAGTTTCGCCCATATCCCGATGCCGCGCATGACCAACACCTACATGCTGGGCGGTGATACCGATCCGGCCAGCCTTGTGGCTGACCTCAAGGACGGGATTTACGCGGTCGGCTTTGGTGGCGGACAGGTCGATATCACCAATGGCAAGTTTGTCTTTAGCTGCACCGAAGCCTACCGCGTCAAGAACGGGGTGGTCGGCGCACCCGTCAAAGGCGCCACCCTGATCGGTGATGGTGCCACGGCGATGAAACAAATCCGGGGCATCGGCAACGACATGGCGCTCGACCCCGGCATCGGCAATTGTGGCAAGGCAGGCCAATGGGTGCCCGTAGGTGTCGGCCAGCCCAGTCTGATGATCGGCGGCTTGACCGTGGGTGGCGCGGCGGCTTGA